Proteins from a single region of Enoplosus armatus isolate fEnoArm2 chromosome 6, fEnoArm2.hap1, whole genome shotgun sequence:
- the fbln1 gene encoding fibulin-1: MGPCVVLLCALFGVLLGQGAEQVTMEDCCKDGQKRGNDNEDCTSLPLISESTTCRLVQEQCCVTVLEDKMCTTGINMAKDQGACDSLFINTCETKTTKMCCDCCLLGKNAQGLGLPCDHNLSVGYQCGLVSRACCVDGAPDNQTTPTGQTELPNKDETNENGDNSVLSDQCKGKCAHRCVGNDTCACHKGHKLKPDGKSCEDINECLLGASNCRGGERCINTQGSFRCQREVSCGTGYELTDNNNCKDIDECETGIHNCGPEFQCQNTQGSFRCLPKVKCGAGFIQDALGNCIDINECVSQTSPCHRGHLCINTVGSYICQRNSVNCGRGYHLNEEGTRCVDIDECKGPELVCAGHGCINMVGSYSCECETGYIFNSFSRVCEDINECRHYPGRLCAHKCENALGSYKCSCTTGFKLAGDGRNCDDLNECESNPCSQECANVYGSYQCYCRRGYQLSDIDGMTCEDIDECALPTGGHICSYRCHNTPGSFHCSCPVSGYTLGTNGRSCQDIDECVTGTHTCTENQSCFNVQGGFKCLSFECPNNYRRVGETVARLERSDTIRCMKTCQPNDIACVLDPTHSVSHTFISLPTFREFTRPEEIVFLRTTVPAYGSYHLGSYDVKFDILEGNVENAFDIIKRVENGMYVGVVRQVKTLIGPLTTILKLSMRNLTTQGDSGQNIVNVHVFVSEFWF, encoded by the exons ATGGGTCCGTGTGTGGTGCTGCTCTGCGCTCTGTTCGGAGTTCTCCTTGGCCAAG GAGCAGAGCAAGTCACGATGGAGGACTGCTGTAAAGATGGCCAGAAGCGTGGCAATGATAACGAAGATTGtacatccctccctctcatctctgAGTCAACCACATGCAG GCTAGTACAGGAGCAGTGCTGTGTGACAGTGCTTGAGGATAAAATGTGCACCACTGGTATCAACATGGCCAAAGACCAGGGGGCCTGCGATTCTTTATTCATCAACACCTGCGAGACCAAGACTACAAAG ATGTGCTGTGACTGTTGTCTTCTGGGGAAGAATGCCCAGGGACTTGGCCTCCCCTGTGACCACAACCTGTCCGTGGGCTACCAGTGTGGTCTAGTGTCCCGGGCGTGCTGCGTGGATGGAGCCCCAGACAACCAGACCACACCCACAGGACAAACTGAAT taCCAAACAAGGATGAAACCAACGAAAATGGAGATAATTCAGTATTAAGTGACCAGTGCAAAG gGAAATGTGCTCATCGCTGTGTGGGCAATGACACTTGTGCCTGCCACAAAGGCCACAAACTCAAACCAGATGGAAAGAGCTGTGAGG ATATCAACGAGTGTTTGCTGGGAGCCAGCAACTGTCGGGGAGGAGAGCGCTGTATCAACACACAGGGCTCATTCCGTTGCCAGAGGGAGGTCAGCTGTGGGACTGGCTATGAACTCACTGACAACAACAATTGCAAAG ATATTGATGAGTGCGAGACTGGTATCCATAACTGTGGCCCAGAGTTTCAGTGCCAGAACACCCAGGGGTCGTTCCGTTGTCTCCCTAAGGTCAAGTGTGGTGCCGGCTTCATCCAGGATGCCCTCGGCAACTGCATTG ATATCAATGAATGTGTTAGCCAGACGAGCCCATGCCACAGAGGGCATCTCTGTATCAACACAGTGGGCTCTTACATCTGCCAGAGGAACTCTGTGAACTGTGGTCGGGGATACCACCTCAATGAAGAGGGCACACGCTGTGTTG ATATTGACGAGTGTAAAGGGCCCGAATTGGTCTGCGCAGGTCATGGTTGTATCAACATGGTGGGCTCCTACAGCTGTGAGTGTGAGACTGGCTACATCTTCAACAGCTTCAGTCGGGTTTGTGAGG ATATTAATGAATGCAGGCACTACCCCGGCCGCCTGTGTGCTCATAAGTGTGAGAACGCTCTGGGATCCTACAAGTGTAGCTGCACCACCGGCTTCAAGCTAGCCGGTGATGGCAGGAATTGTGACG aTTTGAATGAGTGTGAGAGCAACCCATGCAGTCAAGAGTGTGCCAACGTGTACGGCTCCTACCAGTGTTACTGTCGCCGTGGCTACCAGCTCAGTGACATAGATGGGATGACTTGTGAAG ATATAGATGAGTGCGCCCTGCCCACTGGAGGTCATATTTGCTCCTATCGCTGTCACAACACTCCCGGCAGCTTCCACTGTTCCTGTCCCGTCAGTGGCTACACTTTGGGAACCAACGGGCGCAGCTGCCAGG ATATTGACGAATGTGTGacgggaacacacacatgcacagagaatCAGAGCTGCTTTAATGTACAGGGAGGATTCAAATGCCTGTCCTTCGAGTGTCCAAACAACTACCGGCGCGTTGGAGAGAC AGTGGCGAGGCTTGAACGCTCTGACACCATTCGCTGTATGAAGACCTGCCAGCCCAATGATATCGCCTGTGTTCTGGACCCCACGCATTCGGTGTCCCACACCTTCATCTCTCTGCCCACCTTTAGAGAGTTTACAAGGCCAGAGG AGATTGTTTTCCTGAGAACCACGGTGCCAGCTTACGGGTCCTATCACTTAGGCAGTTATGACGTCAAGTTTGACATCCTGGAGGGCAACGTGGAGAACGCCTTCGACATCATCAAGCGGGTAGAGAATGGAATGTATGTGG